In a single window of the Niabella ginsenosidivorans genome:
- a CDS encoding beta-N-acetylhexosaminidase produces MKYCPITRLAGMLFALLCFHSALPAQNGIKLIPLPAILTARAGSFIIGNSTALVYNSRNAQLKAIARLFQDHIKELSGIELNASSGRGSGSRIVFHIVPGAGLGNEGYTLNVARGQIDITAATASGIFYGVQTLLQTLPAIRTNEPLQVPCMWVKDRPRFAWRGLMLDVSRHFFSPEMVKQLIDIMASFKMNVLHWHLTDDQGWRIEIKKYPRLTSVGAWRMEKDEALFYQKDTAALKGKPSCRYGGYYTREQVKDIIAYAALRNISIVPEIEMPGHSGAALAAYPEYSCSGTPQPVPNTQLSGNFDWFHSNYCPGNPATYTFLQNILTEVTDLFPSKYIHIGGDEVNKKDWKTCPRCQALMQKEQLKTEEALQSYFIRRMEQFIRSRGKRLIGWEEILEGDSLAPDAAVMSWIGEKRGIEAARKHHAVIMCPGNPLYLNRHQTANSRYEAHAPSFSINTLEKVYAYDPLPAVLSTGEQQYVLGTQAVLWTEFIKSVDQVQYMLFPRLCALAEIAWTPRAKQDFWSFKKRLKPRLTAFEQTGIRFFNKERF; encoded by the coding sequence CTACTGTGCTTTCATTCTGCCCTGCCCGCACAGAACGGAATTAAATTGATTCCCCTACCTGCAATATTGACCGCCAGGGCGGGCTCTTTTATAATTGGGAACAGTACTGCACTTGTGTACAACAGCAGGAATGCGCAATTGAAAGCCATTGCCCGTCTTTTCCAGGATCATATTAAAGAATTATCAGGAATAGAACTGAACGCCAGTTCCGGCAGGGGTTCCGGCTCCCGGATCGTTTTTCATATTGTGCCCGGCGCTGGTTTGGGAAATGAAGGGTATACGCTAAATGTTGCTCGCGGGCAAATAGACATTACAGCGGCAACAGCCTCCGGAATATTTTATGGTGTTCAGACCCTGTTGCAAACCCTGCCCGCCATCCGCACCAATGAGCCGCTGCAGGTGCCCTGCATGTGGGTAAAAGACCGGCCACGCTTTGCCTGGCGGGGTCTTATGCTGGATGTAAGCCGTCATTTCTTTTCACCGGAAATGGTGAAACAGCTTATTGATATCATGGCATCTTTCAAAATGAATGTGCTTCACTGGCATTTAACAGATGACCAGGGCTGGCGTATAGAAATAAAAAAGTACCCGCGGCTTACATCTGTTGGCGCATGGCGCATGGAAAAGGACGAAGCGCTCTTTTACCAAAAAGACACCGCTGCACTGAAAGGCAAACCTTCCTGTAGATATGGCGGGTATTACACCCGGGAGCAGGTGAAAGACATTATTGCTTATGCGGCATTGCGCAACATTTCCATCGTGCCGGAGATTGAAATGCCCGGTCATTCCGGGGCCGCACTGGCAGCCTATCCGGAATATTCCTGCTCCGGCACCCCGCAGCCGGTTCCCAATACCCAGCTTTCCGGAAACTTCGATTGGTTTCATTCCAACTATTGCCCCGGCAACCCGGCCACTTATACGTTCCTGCAAAATATTCTTACCGAGGTAACTGATCTCTTCCCTTCAAAGTATATTCATATAGGGGGTGATGAGGTAAATAAAAAAGACTGGAAGACCTGTCCCCGTTGCCAGGCGCTTATGCAAAAAGAACAGCTGAAAACGGAAGAAGCATTGCAAAGTTATTTCATCCGGCGTATGGAGCAGTTCATCCGCTCCAGGGGCAAAAGATTAATTGGCTGGGAAGAAATACTGGAAGGAGACAGTCTGGCTCCTGATGCCGCCGTTATGAGCTGGATCGGTGAAAAAAGAGGCATTGAAGCGGCCAGGAAACACCATGCTGTAATTATGTGCCCTGGCAACCCGCTTTATCTCAACCGGCATCAAACAGCCAATAGCCGGTATGAGGCCCATGCACCCTCCTTCTCTATTAATACATTGGAAAAGGTGTACGCATACGATCCGCTACCGGCCGTACTTTCAACCGGGGAGCAGCAATATGTGCTGGGCACCCAGGCGGTTCTGTGGACAGAGTTTATCAAATCCGTAGATCAGGTGCAGTATATGCTTTTCCCCCGCTTATGCGCATTAGCAGAGATAGCATGGACGCCCCGGGCAAAGCAAGACTTTTGGTCGTTTAAAAAAAGATTAAAACCGAGGCTTACTGCATTTGAACAAACCGGTATCCGCTTTTTCAATAAGGAAAGATTTTAA
- a CDS encoding chorismate mutase — MIKKIIGSVSIILCFYTGKVQAQDTLSYYRKQIDTLDKQLVDLLGQRMKAARAIGIYKMDHKIGVVQSARFEEVLKAAIQQGKTRQLSEEFIRALYNDIHKESIHQQELLQAERKQAGK; from the coding sequence ATGATTAAAAAAATAATAGGCAGTGTAAGTATTATTCTCTGCTTCTATACAGGAAAGGTTCAGGCACAGGACACCTTAAGCTACTATCGCAAACAGATCGATACACTGGATAAACAACTGGTCGATCTGCTGGGGCAGCGGATGAAGGCCGCACGCGCCATTGGCATCTATAAAATGGATCATAAGATCGGGGTCGTTCAATCCGCCCGCTTTGAAGAAGTATTGAAGGCTGCCATTCAGCAAGGCAAGACCCGGCAGCTCTCGGAAGAATTTATAAGAGCTTTATACAACGATATTCATAAGGAAAGCATACACCAGCAGGAACTGCTGCAGGCTGAAAGAAAGCAGGCTGGAAAATAA
- a CDS encoding helix-turn-helix domain-containing protein — protein sequence MLSPAIQHQEFEPPEELQDTIKCFWYNRRNTGAIQTGFEVLPDGYAEIIFHFGSTCSVFYNGRLQPLPSPFMMGLLDQPVLFYTENRLEIIGIRCFPWAVFELLALPPGKEGARLLEHPVARLQSPLAKQVQAGKIDEALVAVKQYFLDARSRVAANSMLFKAGVAMRKTNGTLSVSQVAAAAHTTVRTLERKFRQSSGYTVKDVSGLMRFEQVRNRLWLYPDTSIAGLAQELDYTDQPHLSREFRRYSGTTPAAFARKARKEQQAYFHNDFFSLAT from the coding sequence ATGTTATCTCCCGCAATACAGCATCAGGAATTTGAACCACCCGAAGAGTTACAGGATACCATAAAGTGCTTCTGGTACAACAGAAGGAATACCGGGGCAATACAAACCGGTTTTGAAGTGCTGCCTGACGGCTATGCTGAAATTATTTTTCATTTCGGAAGCACCTGTAGTGTTTTTTACAATGGGCGCCTGCAGCCGTTACCATCCCCGTTTATGATGGGACTGCTGGATCAGCCGGTCCTTTTTTATACAGAAAACCGTTTGGAGATCATTGGTATCCGCTGCTTTCCCTGGGCCGTGTTCGAGCTGCTCGCACTGCCGCCCGGCAAAGAAGGAGCACGCCTGTTGGAGCATCCGGTTGCCCGGCTTCAATCCCCGCTGGCAAAGCAGGTACAGGCTGGTAAGATAGATGAAGCGCTGGTTGCTGTAAAACAATATTTCCTGGATGCACGGTCGCGCGTTGCTGCCAACAGTATGCTATTCAAAGCGGGGGTTGCTATGAGAAAAACAAACGGTACCCTGTCGGTAAGCCAGGTAGCGGCGGCGGCGCATACCACGGTTCGCACGCTGGAAAGGAAGTTCAGGCAATCATCCGGATATACGGTCAAAGACGTATCCGGCCTGATGCGTTTTGAGCAGGTGCGTAACCGGTTATGGCTTTATCCGGACACCAGCATTGCCGGCCTTGCGCAGGAACTGGACTATACGGATCAACCCCACCTGAGCCGGGAGTTCAGGCGCTACAGCGGTACTACCCCCGCGGCATTTGCACGTAAAGCAAGGAAAGAGCAGCAGGCATATTTCCACAATGATTTTTTTTCCCTGGCAACATAA
- a CDS encoding Fic family protein, protein MQHSLPLLPVQKDIETKAVLRKTTQAHKALAELKGITSSIPNENILLETLTLREAKESSAIENIISTFDEVYQSNLFNNQFASAATKEVYLYAQALKKGFQLVKEHHLLTNNNILQIQAVVEENKAGFRKLPGTKLLNDKTGEVVYTPPQDYDTIVSLMNNLETFINDDSVMDADPLVKMAIIHHQFESIHPFYDGNGRTGRIINILYLTQKELLHLPVLYLSHYIIKNKNSYYQLLQKVRDTGEWEEWLLYMLEGVAQTSNETIILITEIKKLMQQFKQYIRSKYPKMYSQDLLNNLFKYPYTKIEFIQHDLNVSRNTAIRYLETLVTEGILVKHKIGRDNFYLNQKLFTLLSGE, encoded by the coding sequence ATGCAGCATTCGCTACCATTATTGCCTGTTCAAAAAGATATAGAAACAAAAGCTGTTTTGCGTAAAACTACTCAGGCACATAAAGCTTTGGCAGAATTAAAAGGTATTACCAGTAGTATTCCTAACGAAAATATATTATTGGAAACATTAACGTTGAGAGAGGCAAAAGAAAGCTCTGCGATAGAAAATATTATCAGCACATTTGATGAAGTATATCAAAGCAACTTATTCAACAATCAATTTGCAAGCGCTGCTACAAAAGAAGTTTATCTATACGCACAAGCACTGAAAAAGGGTTTTCAGTTGGTAAAAGAGCACCATCTGCTTACTAATAATAACATATTACAAATACAGGCAGTAGTGGAAGAAAATAAGGCAGGTTTCAGAAAGCTACCCGGAACTAAATTATTAAATGATAAAACAGGAGAAGTTGTTTATACGCCACCTCAGGATTATGATACCATTGTTTCGTTAATGAACAATCTGGAAACTTTTATTAATGATGATAGTGTTATGGATGCAGACCCCCTAGTCAAAATGGCCATTATTCATCATCAGTTTGAAAGTATACACCCTTTTTATGACGGTAATGGACGAACAGGTAGAATTATTAATATTCTGTATTTGACACAGAAAGAACTACTGCATTTACCTGTTTTGTATTTAAGCCATTACATCATAAAAAACAAAAACAGCTATTACCAACTTTTGCAAAAAGTGAGAGATACGGGAGAATGGGAAGAGTGGTTACTCTATATGCTGGAAGGCGTGGCTCAAACATCCAATGAAACCATTATCTTAATTACAGAGATAAAAAAGCTGATGCAGCAATTTAAGCAGTATATCCGAAGTAAATATCCTAAAATGTATAGTCAGGATTTACTGAATAATCTTTTTAAATATCCATATACAAAAATTGAATTTATTCAACATGATTTAAATGTGAGTCGGAATACAGCAATAAGATATTTGGAAACATTGGTAACAGAAGGCATTTTGGTTAAACATAAAATAGGTCGGGACAATTTCTATTTAAATCAAAAGCTATTTACTCTGTTGAGTGGGGAATAG
- a CDS encoding FAD-dependent oxidoreductase has protein sequence MLLQNKKVAIIGGGPVGLTMARLLQQKDADVTVYERDKDAQTRIWGGTLDLHKSSGQVVMKKAGLLEAYYATALPMGINIADEQGNVLSTKKITPGNQYDNPEINRNDLRRLLLDSLTGGTVVWDCRCTGLEVQDGKWRLQFENKPGAMADLVIAANGGMSRVRSYVTDTEVEETGTFIIQGDVAQPEINCPEFYQLCDGKRLMTASQGNLLVANPRNRDALTYGVIFRKPVEWGHGNGLNFQNTDSIIAFLLNRCSNWNERYKQLFRATAFFVGLPTKKLPLNKPWKKDRPLPITLIGDAAHLMPPFAGAGVNTGLVDALTLSDSLTNGKHKTLQAAISDYEQKMFAYATAAQFESGRNEIEMRHPDFSFQQLIY, from the coding sequence ATGTTATTACAAAATAAAAAAGTAGCTATCATTGGTGGTGGGCCGGTTGGTCTGACCATGGCAAGATTGCTACAGCAAAAAGATGCAGACGTAACCGTTTATGAAAGAGATAAAGACGCGCAAACAAGGATCTGGGGCGGCACGCTCGATCTGCATAAAAGTTCAGGCCAGGTGGTTATGAAAAAGGCAGGATTGCTGGAAGCGTATTATGCTACGGCCCTGCCTATGGGAATAAACATTGCAGATGAGCAGGGGAACGTGTTGTCTACTAAAAAAATCACGCCCGGAAATCAATACGATAACCCGGAGATCAACAGAAACGATTTGAGACGACTGTTGCTTGACAGTTTAACAGGTGGCACCGTTGTCTGGGACTGCAGGTGTACAGGGCTTGAGGTGCAGGATGGGAAATGGCGGTTACAATTTGAAAATAAACCCGGTGCAATGGCAGATCTTGTTATCGCAGCCAATGGAGGAATGTCCCGGGTAAGGAGCTATGTTACGGATACCGAAGTGGAAGAAACGGGAACTTTTATAATACAGGGAGATGTAGCGCAACCGGAAATCAATTGCCCGGAGTTTTATCAATTATGCGATGGTAAAAGGCTGATGACTGCCAGCCAGGGCAATTTATTGGTAGCAAACCCCCGCAACAGGGATGCGCTTACCTATGGTGTAATTTTTAGAAAGCCCGTGGAATGGGGGCACGGTAATGGATTGAACTTTCAGAACACGGACAGCATTATTGCGTTCCTGTTGAACAGGTGCTCCAATTGGAATGAGCGGTATAAACAATTATTCCGCGCAACTGCTTTCTTTGTTGGGTTGCCAACAAAAAAACTGCCATTGAATAAGCCCTGGAAAAAGGATCGCCCCTTGCCCATAACGCTTATTGGAGATGCGGCACATCTGATGCCTCCTTTTGCAGGCGCGGGTGTAAATACCGGACTGGTGGATGCATTAACCTTATCCGATAGCCTCACAAACGGAAAACATAAAACCCTGCAGGCTGCGATCAGTGACTATGAGCAAAAGATGTTTGCTTATGCAACAGCAGCTCAGTTTGAATCAGGCAGGAACGAAATAGAAATGCGTCATCCTGACTTTTCTTTCCAACAATTGATCTATTAA
- a CDS encoding RNA polymerase sigma factor, translated as MDSETVLYRISEGDEGAFRELFEKFFSGMLSYAVSLLKDQQLAEEVVEDVFVKLWENRKTARNIRKISFYLYRAVRYASIDAIKTHKRIKSLSFEELGEVFTFSYIPQVNSLINKENCDKISEAVNQLPAKCRLIFRLIKEEGMKYKEVAQLLGLSEKTIENQMNIAVKKLIEALKTDFPEFHLYFSSNKN; from the coding sequence ATGGATTCCGAAACGGTTTTATATCGTATTTCAGAGGGCGATGAGGGGGCTTTCAGGGAATTATTTGAAAAATTTTTTTCCGGGATGCTTTCCTATGCTGTGTCACTTTTAAAAGATCAGCAGCTCGCAGAAGAAGTGGTGGAAGATGTTTTTGTAAAGCTTTGGGAGAACAGGAAGACCGCCCGGAATATCCGGAAAATTTCCTTCTACCTTTACAGGGCAGTCCGTTATGCGTCTATTGATGCTATAAAAACACACAAAAGAATTAAAAGTCTTTCTTTTGAAGAATTGGGAGAAGTGTTTACTTTTTCCTACATCCCGCAGGTCAATTCCCTTATAAATAAAGAAAATTGTGATAAGATTTCCGAGGCCGTTAATCAGCTTCCTGCTAAATGCCGGCTGATCTTCCGCCTTATCAAGGAAGAGGGAATGAAGTATAAGGAAGTAGCTCAACTGCTGGGGCTCTCAGAAAAAACTATTGAAAACCAAATGAATATAGCTGTAAAAAAGCTTATTGAAGCGCTGAAAACTGATTTTCCCGAGTTTCACCTGTATTTTTCCTCCAACAAAAATTAA
- a CDS encoding FecR family protein — protein MSYNRFLELLLRKRSGELSADEQQELNGFLSDNPGYFELSGIVDQLYEAPLKGIKEVDKTYLRKRWEALKEKTAELPARSAVIRSTAQSRLKYLLAAASVAAIVLLSVFYFVNRDKVNAKDVVVATRPGSKSSMKLPDGSVVWLNAGSEISYGKDFGKTSRDVKLSGEAYFDVTHDSDHPFIVHTNNFDIKVLGTAFNVKAYSSDQESETTLVRGSIELNLNNGDARKILLKPNEKLIFKSPGNFGKEAVAGALKPEIKITGLQTPFKDSATVETQWLHNCLAFRDHKLKDVAQMISRWYGVTVEIKDDSLKEKEFSGLFKDENVDQVMHALKLAGGFNYTIDKNKITIVP, from the coding sequence ATGAGCTATAATCGGTTTTTAGAATTATTACTTAGAAAAAGGTCAGGAGAATTATCTGCTGATGAGCAGCAGGAATTGAACGGGTTCCTAAGCGATAATCCAGGCTATTTTGAACTGTCCGGAATTGTTGATCAGCTATATGAAGCGCCGCTGAAAGGGATCAAAGAGGTGGATAAGACCTATCTGCGAAAAAGATGGGAAGCGCTCAAAGAAAAAACAGCGGAATTACCTGCCAGGTCAGCCGTTATCAGATCAACAGCTCAAAGCCGCCTGAAATACTTATTGGCCGCCGCTTCTGTTGCGGCAATCGTGCTGCTAAGCGTATTCTATTTTGTGAACCGGGACAAGGTGAATGCAAAAGATGTAGTTGTTGCTACCCGGCCCGGATCAAAATCAAGTATGAAATTGCCGGATGGCAGCGTGGTGTGGCTGAATGCGGGAAGTGAAATTTCTTATGGAAAGGATTTTGGAAAAACCAGTCGTGATGTAAAACTGTCCGGTGAAGCGTATTTTGATGTTACGCATGATTCGGATCATCCTTTTATCGTGCACACCAATAATTTTGATATCAAAGTTCTGGGCACTGCATTTAATGTGAAAGCCTATTCATCAGACCAGGAATCTGAAACCACTTTAGTAAGAGGTTCCATTGAATTGAATCTTAACAATGGCGATGCCCGCAAGATACTCTTAAAGCCCAATGAGAAATTAATTTTTAAAAGCCCCGGAAACTTTGGAAAAGAGGCGGTAGCAGGCGCACTAAAACCGGAGATCAAGATTACGGGTTTGCAGACTCCGTTTAAAGATTCTGCAACGGTTGAAACACAGTGGCTGCACAATTGCCTGGCGTTCAGGGATCATAAGCTGAAAGACGTAGCGCAAATGATCTCCAGGTGGTATGGGGTCACTGTTGAAATTAAAGATGATAGCCTGAAAGAGAAGGAGTTCAGCGGGCTGTTTAAGGATGAAAATGTAGATCAGGTAATGCATGCCCTGAAGTTAGCAGGAGGGTTTAACTATACGATTGATAAAAATAAAATAACGATTGTTCCTTAA
- a CDS encoding TonB-dependent receptor yields MQKNNNSVALFGGSGIIKYLLMTKLAIILSLIFSFQAFADTISAQTINLNLRNVSVETAIKAIEAQGNYRFVYKTETLPKEKEVSISAENATLSFIMDKLLHNTSLSYQVINNTLVVIVAGEANKPRVISGKINDKEGNPLAGVSVVEKGTNNGTASREDGSFSLNVKSDNAILVFSSLGYITKEQPVSNNMVVVLEKTDASLDQVVIIGYGTQKKANLTGAVSSIDFDKQSMNSRAISNVSSAIAGLAAGINVRQNNGLPRGNNNADLSVRGVGSLNISSEPLVIVDGQVADINSVSPNDVASVSILKDAASAAIYGSRASNGVILITTKTGKGMNGKVNFTYNNYVGWKKPTLLPDWAYNTVDHMKLINMTLENSGSDPWYNDEDIAEWSEGIKTDPIKYPSTNWWDAITKRNIVQDHNISAKGGNDKVNFYTSMDYYNDDGMIPNTAFRRINFRNNLSYKVNDWLRLGNNVTYISSKSDPVDIDDIFQWFRASSPSILPQNPDGRYGAPQLDNEVSTNNPLRSAKQARGETTGNRFQGKVFGVLTPLKGLSITASYFADIYQEFGWSGTEPADLWNFKTGEKTSDASGNIRTLRNNFQKNARQVIDIYGDYTRAFGKHRGHLLLGYNQEYFKGQSFAGARQDLLSYETPVLDAATGEITNLAGNANDYAMRSFFGRFNYDYDGKYLFEADLRYDGSSRFSPDHRWGLFPSGSVGWMISREDFFKPLINVFTNFKLKASYGELGNNGIGNYAWQNFYSVVKYPFNEVPSSGLIYTSFGNESITWESTAVTNVGIDTRLFNRLDLSLNYYNKLTKSILTDLPIPATNGGIGAPLVNSAKVRNYGFEAEASYAQHIGKLNIYTNVNFSYNQNRIISYKGDFIEPHGQNAAAWTEGYPIGVLWVREVDHIIQSQKEVDDLVAAGYTFSPATPDPGDFLYKDENGDKKINDDDRVLKGNPIPVFNYGGSITLDYAGIDLSVYFSGVGKWDRYLSSSVYALTHNTGNYIYPTEYLNMWTPENTNTNIPKVYAGSQVNNQTSDFFLHRADYFKIRSLQLGYSLPNSIIRSLKLNKFRVFANLENYFTWTNWPNLDPEMSRSTNDEASYPLGKVASFGLQISF; encoded by the coding sequence ATGCAAAAAAATAACAATTCTGTTGCCCTGTTTGGGGGCAGTGGAATTATCAAATACCTGCTAATGACGAAACTTGCCATTATACTAAGTTTGATATTTTCTTTTCAGGCTTTTGCAGATACAATTTCAGCACAAACAATCAATTTAAATCTCAGGAATGTTTCCGTTGAAACTGCAATTAAAGCAATAGAAGCGCAGGGGAACTATAGGTTTGTATATAAAACAGAAACGCTTCCCAAAGAAAAAGAGGTGAGTATTTCAGCAGAAAATGCCACTTTAAGTTTTATTATGGATAAACTGCTCCATAATACATCATTATCCTACCAGGTAATTAATAATACACTTGTAGTTATTGTTGCGGGGGAAGCCAACAAACCCCGGGTTATTTCCGGTAAAATAAATGATAAAGAGGGTAATCCCCTGGCAGGTGTGAGCGTTGTTGAAAAAGGAACGAATAATGGAACCGCCAGCAGGGAAGACGGCAGTTTTTCCTTAAACGTAAAATCAGATAATGCCATCCTTGTATTTAGTTCATTAGGATATATTACAAAAGAACAACCGGTAAGTAATAATATGGTGGTGGTGCTGGAAAAGACAGATGCATCGCTGGATCAGGTAGTTATAATAGGATACGGTACGCAAAAGAAAGCGAACCTTACCGGGGCTGTTTCCAGTATCGATTTTGACAAACAATCTATGAACTCCAGGGCCATCTCCAATGTTTCGTCTGCAATTGCCGGGTTAGCGGCAGGTATTAATGTACGGCAAAATAATGGCCTGCCCCGGGGCAATAATAATGCGGACCTGAGTGTAAGAGGTGTAGGCTCTTTAAACATAAGCTCGGAGCCATTGGTGATCGTAGACGGGCAGGTGGCGGATATCAATTCAGTAAGCCCCAATGATGTGGCATCTGTTTCCATTTTAAAAGACGCAGCTTCTGCCGCTATTTATGGCTCAAGAGCTTCCAATGGCGTTATCCTGATTACCACAAAGACGGGGAAAGGAATGAACGGCAAGGTAAATTTTACCTATAACAATTATGTAGGATGGAAAAAACCCACGTTATTACCGGATTGGGCCTATAATACCGTTGATCATATGAAACTGATCAATATGACACTGGAAAACTCCGGTTCTGATCCCTGGTATAATGATGAAGACATAGCAGAATGGAGCGAAGGCATTAAAACAGATCCCATAAAATACCCCAGTACCAACTGGTGGGATGCCATTACAAAACGTAATATAGTCCAGGATCATAATATATCGGCCAAGGGCGGAAACGATAAAGTGAACTTTTATACCTCCATGGATTATTATAATGATGATGGTATGATCCCGAACACGGCTTTCCGCCGCATCAATTTCCGTAATAATCTTTCTTATAAAGTAAATGACTGGCTTCGGTTAGGAAATAATGTCACCTATATTTCCTCCAAGTCGGATCCTGTTGACATCGATGATATTTTTCAGTGGTTCCGGGCAAGCAGTCCGTCTATCCTGCCTCAAAATCCGGATGGAAGGTATGGCGCCCCGCAGCTGGATAATGAAGTAAGCACCAATAACCCCTTACGTTCCGCAAAGCAGGCACGCGGCGAAACTACAGGGAACCGCTTCCAGGGAAAAGTTTTTGGAGTGCTGACACCTTTAAAGGGGCTCTCGATCACAGCAAGTTACTTTGCTGATATCTACCAGGAATTTGGATGGAGCGGTACGGAACCTGCAGACCTGTGGAATTTTAAAACAGGGGAAAAAACAAGTGATGCTTCCGGGAATATCAGGACATTGAGAAATAATTTTCAAAAGAATGCACGACAGGTAATAGATATATATGGCGATTACACAAGGGCTTTTGGTAAACACCGCGGGCATTTACTGCTGGGCTATAACCAGGAGTATTTTAAGGGTCAGAGTTTTGCAGGCGCCCGGCAGGATCTGCTGAGTTATGAAACCCCGGTATTAGACGCCGCTACAGGGGAAATTACGAACCTGGCTGGTAATGCCAATGATTATGCCATGCGCTCCTTTTTTGGAAGGTTCAATTACGATTATGATGGAAAATATCTTTTTGAAGCGGATCTGAGGTATGACGGTTCATCAAGGTTCTCGCCCGATCACAGGTGGGGACTATTTCCATCAGGTTCCGTAGGCTGGATGATCTCCAGGGAGGATTTTTTTAAGCCATTGATAAACGTCTTTACCAATTTCAAACTGAAAGCTTCTTATGGAGAGCTCGGAAATAATGGCATCGGCAATTATGCCTGGCAGAATTTTTATTCTGTAGTCAAATATCCTTTTAATGAAGTGCCTTCTTCAGGACTTATTTATACGTCTTTTGGTAATGAAAGCATTACCTGGGAATCGACCGCCGTTACCAATGTAGGCATAGATACGCGGTTGTTTAACCGGCTGGATCTTAGTTTAAATTACTATAACAAATTAACAAAAAGTATATTGACCGATCTGCCCATTCCGGCTACCAATGGCGGTATTGGCGCTCCCCTGGTCAATTCAGCCAAAGTGCGTAATTACGGCTTTGAAGCAGAGGCCAGCTATGCACAGCATATCGGTAAACTGAATATTTATACCAATGTAAATTTTAGTTATAATCAGAACCGGATCATAAGCTATAAAGGAGATTTCATAGAACCGCACGGCCAGAATGCTGCCGCTTGGACAGAGGGGTACCCGATAGGAGTTCTCTGGGTGAGAGAAGTAGATCATATCATTCAAAGTCAAAAGGAAGTGGATGACCTGGTGGCGGCAGGATATACATTTTCACCTGCTACGCCCGACCCCGGTGACTTTCTGTACAAAGATGAGAATGGCGACAAAAAAATAAATGATGACGACCGGGTATTGAAGGGCAATCCTATCCCTGTATTTAACTATGGAGGAAGTATTACGCTTGACTATGCGGGTATTGACCTCAGCGTTTATTTTAGCGGGGTAGGTAAATGGGACCGGTATCTGAGCTCTTCTGTTTATGCACTCACTCACAATACCGGTAACTATATATACCCTACTGAGTATCTGAATATGTGGACGCCCGAAAATACCAATACGAATATTCCTAAGGTATATGCAGGCAGCCAGGTCAATAACCAGACTTCTGATTTTTTCCTGCATAGGGCAGATTACTTTAAGATCCGCTCATTGCAATTAGGATATTCGTTGCCCAATTCAATCATAAGGTCGCTCAAGCTCAATAAGTTCAGGGTTTTTGCCAATTTGGAAAATTATTTTACGTGGACAAATTGGCCGAACCTCGATCCGGAAATGTCAAGGTCTACGAATGACGAAGCCTCTTATCCACTGGGAAAAGTGGCGTCATTCGGCCTTCAAATCAGTTTTTAA